The nucleotide window CCGTGTTGAAGGAGATCGGCATCCGGGATTTCAAGGTCAGCTTCACGGGCGGATCGCTTAGCGCCACGGTCAACATCCTCACCGGATCGGACGCCCTGACGGTATTGCCATTCTCCGTGGTTTTCATGATGCGCGCCCAACGCTCCGTCGGTGCTTTGTCGATCCGCATCGGTGATCCGGACCGCCATCTGGGAATCCTGACCCGGAACGACGCCGATCTGAAGCCCGCGGCGCAGCGGGTGCGGAACCATATCCGGCAGGAATTCGATGCGCTTTCCAGCAGCATCATCCGGGTCAGTCAGGATATGGTGTGGCGGCCTTAGTCACACCCTTGGGCGGCAAGCGCAACGAAGGTGCGGTTCGGCCCGCGCTCATGGCAAATCCGGCGCCTTAATCTGGAGAACCATCCGGCCCCTGCGCCCGTGCGCTCAATCCAAGCTCGTGCAGAAGGCTGTCGGTATCCGCGCCAAGGTCGCGCGGTGGGTGGGCTGGGGCGAAGCCGTGCCCGGCGATCTGGAACGGCAAGGTCGGAACCGATGCACCGCTAGGCAGCGGATGAAACAGCCCCCGCGCCGCCGCATGGGGGGAGGCGACTGCGTCGTCCAGCCCGCGCAATTCGGCCGCCGCGACGCCCGCTTTGCGCAACCGATGCTCCCACGTGCTGGCATCCTCCACGCTTAGCGCGTCCAGCAGCTCCGCCTCCAGCGCCTCGGCATGGTTTGCGCGGGCCGCACGGTCGGTGAAGCGCGGATCGGACAGCCAGACCGCCCGGTCCACGGTCCGCGCCAGCGCCTCGAACTGCGCTTCCTCGTTCACCCCCAAGGACAGCAGGCCAGAGCGACAGGGAAATGTCCCCGACGACGGGCTGCGGGAGTTGGCGGCGTTGCCCCGAGGCTGCGGTACGTGGCCCGTGGCGGACATGTCTGTCACGGCCGAGGCCATCAGCACCATCGCGGTGTCGAACATGGAGACGTCCAGAAATGCGCCACGCCCCGTCCGCTCCCGCTGAAGCAGGGCAGAGACGACGCCGAACCCGGCGGCGAGTGCGGTGCCGTAATCCATCACCGGCGCGCCCGTGCGCAACGGCCCGCTTTCGGCGGTCCCGGTCATGGTCATCAGGCCGCAGGCTGCCTGAATATTCACGTCATAGGCAGGGGCATTCTCCATCTCGCCGCCACGGCCATAACCCGTCATCGCACAGTGGATAAGGCGCGGAAACCGGTCGGTCAGGTTGGTCAGGCCGAGGGTGCGAAGGGTCTGCGGAAGATGGTTTTCGACAAGCACATCTGCCGTGGCCAAAAGCCGGTCCATCGCGTCGCGCCCGAACGGCGTTTCAAGGTCCAGCACCACCGACCTTTTTCCTGCGGCCTGTGTCGACCAGGCGGTCGATCGCCCCTCCGCCGCTGCCGCCTTGTCGGTGCCGCCACGCCAGCGCATCGCGTCGCCGCGCGGGCTTTCGACCTTGATGACCTCCGCGCCCAGAAGCCCCAGCATGTAGCCGCAGGCAGGCCCGGCAAGGACATGGGTGAAATCGACGACCCGGATGCCGGAGAGTGGCAGGGGCGGATCGCGATCCTCGCTCATTGCGCGTTCGCCCGCCGCTGGCGGCGCTGGCCGATCATGCGGGCCAGCAGGACAAGGACGCCCACGGCCAGGAAGCCGCCCGCCACAGGCTCCTTCAGGAAAATAAGCGCACCATCGTCGCTCAGCAGGAGCGCCTGGCGAAAACTCTCCTCCATCGGGCGCGCAAGGACGAAGGCGATCACGAATGCGGCCGGTGCGAAATCGGTGCGCCGCATCGCGTAGCCGATCACACCGAAGAGAAGCGCGATAGCCACGTCGAGGATCGACGCGCGGGCGGAGAAGCTGGCCGCCACGGCCGTCAGGAAAATGAACGGATAGAGGTAGCTTGGCGGAATCCGCGCAATGGTCTTGCCAATCAGCGGCCCACCCCAGAAGCCCATCACGCCATAGGCGGCGATGCCCACGAGACCGGCGGCGAACAACGCGAAGACCAGCTCGCGGGACGAGAAGAAATCGCCGCTATCGGTGATGATCATGTTGCTTTCGCTGAACAGGAGCGGGCCGACCTGGATGCCGTGGATCAAGAACACGCCGATCAGCACTGCCGCCACAGTGGAGCCCGGCACACCCAGCGTCAAAAGCGGGATCATCGACGGTCCCGACACGGCGTTATTCGCGCTTTCCGGGGCCGCGATGCCCTCGATCACGCCGGTCCCCCATTGCTCGGAATTCGCGGCGCGGCGCTTTTCCTCGCCATAGGCCACGAAACAGGCCACGGATGAGCCCAGCCCCGGCATCATGCCGATGAACGATCCCATGATCGACGAGCGGAACATTAGCGGCACCAGCCGCCGCACCTCAGCAAGTGTCAGGCGGTCGCCGCGATGGTCATCGGCGAGCCCTGCGTCGATCACAGTCTCCTTTCCGCGCTTTTCGGCCTGGATTATGATCTCCGAAATCACGAATACCCCGATCAGAAGGGGAACGAGGCTCATCCCGTCGCGCAGGTCCTGGGTTCCGAAGGTCAGGCGCGGGGTATTGGTAATGACGTCCGTGCCGATCAGGGCAACAAGCGCGCCAAGGATTGTGGACAGGATGCCCTTGGTAATGGATTTCCCCACCACCGATCCAATCACGACAAAGGCCATCAGGTAGATCGCAAAATATTCGGTCGGGCCGAATGTGCGGGTATATTGGGCGATCCAGACGGCGCCGAAGATCAGGATGATCTCGCCCGTGTAATCCCCGAAGACACTGGCGACAGTTGCCGTGCGCAGGGCGCGGTTCGGCTGGCCGCGCTTGGCCATCGGGTGCCCGTCCATCATCGTCGCCGCACTGGCCGCCGTGCCGGGCGTGTTGAACAGGATCGCCGCGATAGAACCGCCATAACGCCCCGATTTCCCGATCACGTAGAGAAACGCCAGCGCGGGCAGCGGCCCGAGGTAGAAGGATAGCGGCAGCAGCATCGCGATGGCCGCACTCGCCGTCAGGCCCGGAAGCGCGCCGAAAATGATGCCGACGAATGCCGCGAGCAGGGTGAAGAAGATCGCCTGCGGATCGGAAAAGAGCATTCCGAAGCCGCCGATCAGGTCATTGAACGCGTCTATCATTCAGGACCCCGGCGTGATCAGGCGCGACAGCCAGCGCAGGTCCACAAGCTCCCCCCGCGGATCGAGCAGGCCCATCAGACCCATAAATACGAATTGGTAGACGATACCGGCCAGGATCGGCAGGAGCAGCAGGATGATCGGCCGCCGCACCCCGAAAACCCATAGCATCAGGCCGGTCCCGACGATCATCGCCACCATGTATCCTGCCGCCCAGAAGATCGCGGTACAGATCGCACCGACGGCGATCACCGACAGCACCCGGCGCACATCGCTGTTGCGGAAACCGAAGCTCTCGGCCTCCTCCTCCGGCGCGCCACCAGCGACAGCGCCGATGGCGATTATCGCCCCAAGCGCGATCATCAGGACGGCCAAGAAGACCGGCACGGATCGCGGCCCCACCGCCTCATAGGAGGCCGGGTCGATGCGCCATGCCTCCACCGCGAAGACCGCACCAATGGCGATGACGGTAGCGGCGACACCAAGGTCGATGCGACTGCGATAGGTCATGGGGTACGGGCCGATCGGACATAGGCGTCCCGGGGCCGCGAACGGCACCCGGGACTGGGGAGAGAGCTTATTCCTGCGCCGCCGCGATCTCGGCGATCACGGGCTCGAACGTCTCCATCAGGCGGTTGAGGTTCTCGGCCCCATCCTCCGGCGTCAGGTGCATCGCGGCCAGGCCGGAGCGACCCATGAAACGGCCGAAGCCTTCCAGTTCGACGACCGCTGCGACGGCGGCGGAGACATCCTCCATCACCTCATCGGGCAGGCCGACCGGGCCGTAAAGGCACATCGGCCCCGTCACGTTCAGGGCGTCCAGACCCTGTTCCGCGAAGGTCGGCACGTCGGGGTTGGCCGGGTCGCGCTCCAGTGACGGCACGCCAAGCACACGAATGTCATCCTCGAAGCCTGACACAAGCTGGTTGCCATTGAAGCTGGCCGTTACATCGTCGGCCACTAACGCATTCCGTGCGTTCGATCCGCCACGGAAGGGCACGACCTGGTGGTCGATGCCGTTGGCATTCATGAACAGGTGGCCCACAACCGCATGCATCGTCGCCGCGCCCGAGGTGGACCAGCGCACGGTCTCACCGCTGTCGCGCACCATCTCCACCCATTCCGCAGCCGTCTGTGCGGGATGTTCGGCAGGGATTTGCAGGCCGGTGACAAGCTGCGTCACACAGCCCAGGTTCACCAGGCTCTCGCGCGGGTCGAACTCCGCCTCTGGCGTCGAAAGCGAACTGCCCGACAGCGTGCCATTGTTGATGATGTAGAGCGTATAGCCGTCCGCGTCCGCCTCGGCGACGGTCTGGGCGGCTTGCAGGCCCGAACCGCCGGGCTGGTTCACGATCACCATCGGCATGCCGTTCATGCTTGGTGCCTCTGCCGCGAAGGAGCCGAAGCCCCGCGCGGATGTGTCGGTGCCGCCGCCCGCCGAGAAGCCGACGATAAGCCGAACCGGACGTTCGGGATAGTCGGCGAAGGCCGCCGTTGCGGTCAGCGCGATAGCCGTGGAAAGCAGAAAAGTCTTCATGATGGTCCTCCCTTGCAGGCCGCGTCTTGCTTGCGCAGTGCCTGATCCGAAAAGGGTTGCATGGTGTGAATGCATTTACAATTGCTAAGGTTCTGGGTTTACTTGCGCAAAATGCAAGAGAAGGAACGCCGTTGCGCACCGACACCCTCAAGGCCTTTCAAACGGTGGTCGAGCTGGGGTCCCTCAGTTCCGCAGCCCGCGCCCTCAACCTGTCGGAGCCCGCCCTGTCGCGCCGCATCCAGGCCCTGGAGGCCGAGCTGGATCTGGTCTTGTTTGACCGGTCGCGCCGGCAATTGCGCCCGACGGAGGCCGGTCAGGCCTTCTTGCAGGAGGTTCAACCGATCCTGTCGGGATTGAACCGGATCTCCGATTTCGCCAACGACATCCGCACCGGCGCGCGGCGGCGGTTGCGGCTGGTGTCGATGCCGCGCCTGGGCGCCGCAATCACCGCGCCCGTTGTGGCGCGTTTCAAGGCCTCCCATCCCGATGTCGCGCTCAGCGTCGATATCCAGCCGCGCCGCTTCTTGGAGACTTGGATCACCGGCCAACGCTTCGACATCGGGTTGTCGAGCCTGCCGGCGCGCCATCGTGACATCGACACGCGCCTGCTGTTCGAGCTTCCTGCCGTGGCGGTGCTTCCCGTGGGCCACCGCCTGGCCGATGCGCCGTCGCTGAGCGTGGAGGACCTCTTGGCGGAGGACAATTTCCTGACGCTCGGCAGCGGCACGCTTTTGCGGCAGCAGACCGAGACGATCTTCGGCCATGCCAATGCGATGCTGCGCCCGAGGCTGGAGGTCAGCCAGGCGCATCTGGCCTGTCACCTCGTGGCGCTTGGCGCAGGCGTGACGATTTGCGACCCGCTGGTCCCAACTGGGTTTCCGGAGCAACTGGCCACCGTGCCGATCGTGCCGCACTACCCGATGGCATTCGGAATGCACTTTTTGCGCGGCCATACGCTCAGCGACGAGGCGCTGACCCTTGAAGGGATCGTGCGCGCGCGCGCCGACGAATTCATCGAAGAATTGGGTATCACCCCATGATCGCGATGCGGAAGAAGTTGAGCCCCCCGAAAACGGTCAGCACGTCGATGGCCACCTTATGCCAGCCCTCACCCATACCGCGCAGCACCTTCTGGCCGACCCAGTTGCCCGGGATCGTGGCCAGCCCGCACAACACGCCAAGCGCGAACCATCCGTCCCCCAGCATGTCTGTTCCCCCGTAAACACTCGTGCGAGTGATGTTCATCGTCAGCGCGATGGCCGCCAGCGTTCCGACGAATTCCCGCCGGTTCAGGCCGTGGCCCGTCAGGAACGGGATCAGCAGCATCCCCGCCCCGATCGACGCGCCCGAAGCCACACCATAAACCGCACCCGCCCCCATCAGCGCGCGCGGTCCGGCCTCGATCTGCCGCCGCGCGGCCCAATGGCGCACGGGTACAGAGGCAAGGATCGTCGTGCCAAGGATGATCGCGATGGCCGTGGCGTTCAGGTTCGAATAGATCAGCGCCGCAAGGATCACGCCGGGGATCGTCGTTATCATCACCAGCCTGTAGGCCCCCCAATGCAGCGCGTCGCGGTTGAAGAACACCCGCGCCACGCCGCTGATCGTCAGGGCCACGGCCAGCACCGGCACAGTCGCGACGACACCGATCAACGGCGCCAGCACGATGGCCATCAGGAACCCGCCGCCGATCCCGGTGCCGCCGTGAATGATCGAGGTGACGAAGGCGGCCAGCAGCACCGCCGACAGGATCAGCGGATCCATCGCAAGGATCGCGGTCAGGTCCATCCCTTGCCCTCCGCCCGCAGGGTCCGCACTATCGGCGCATGTCTGATCTGCATGTCGAAACCCGCGATGGCGCACCACATTTGACGTTCGCCCATGCGCTTGGCACCGGGGCATGGGTCTGGCAGCCGCTGCTCGGGCATCTGCCGCCTGACTGGGGTATCACGACCTACGATCTGCGGGGCCACGGACAATCCGGGGGCGCAGGCGACCGGATGGCGGATCACGCGGCGGACCTCACCATGCTGGCCCCGAATGGCGCTTGGCTCGTGGGCTTGTCGATCGGCGGGCAGATCGCGATGCAGGCCGCGCTCGATGCGCCGGGGCGGTATGCAGGCCTGATCCTGTGCGACACCGCGCCTGTCATCGGATCGGCGGAGTATTACGCGGCCCGGGCCGCACGCATTCGGAGTGAGGGGATGGCCCCTTTCGCCGCCGATCAGGTGAAACGCTGGTTCGCGCCCGCCTTCGCTGCCGCCCATCCCGAAGTCGTGGCCCACGCACAGGCCAGGCTCGCCGCGCAGCCGGTCGACGGCTACCTCGCCGCCTGCGCCGCCATAGGCGAGACCGACCTGTCGGACGACCTGAGCGCGTTGGACTTGCCGGTGCTGTGCCTTGGCGGGTCCGAGGATGTCTCCACCACGCCCGACACGATGTGCGCGCTGGCCCGGTCCCTGCCACGGGCGGAGGTTCGGATCATCGACGGTGCGGGGCATCTGCCCCTGTTGGAGGCCCCGCAGGCAATGGCCGACGCCATTGTGGAGTTCATCACCAAGGATCACGCCACCTCATAGATCAGCCGCAGACGTGCCCGATGGGCGGCGCGGATATGGGCGCGCGCGGCCTCTTCGGCGCGGTTCGCGTCGCGCGCGGCGATCGCGGCGAGGATCGCGCGGTGTTCGTCCCGCGCCGCGTCGATGCGGCCCTGCATGCTAAGCGTGGTGGGCCCAAGCAGCGTCAGTGCGCTGGAAATCCCGTCCATGGCAGACAACAGAAACCGGTTATGGGCGGCCTGCCCGATGGCCCCGTGGAAGATCGCGTTACGGCGACTGGCCTCCGCCGCGTCCAGATCGGCGCTTTCCGGTGGCTGTGTCGCCAAAACCTCCTCCAGCGCGTCGATCTCCGCCGAGTTCGCATGTTGGGCGGCAAGGCGGGCTGCCGTCCCCTCCAGCACTTCACGGATCGTATAAAGCTCGGTGATCGAGGATTGGTCGAGGCTGCGCACGACCGCGCCCTTGTGGGCGGCATGTTCGACGATCCCGTCCTGTTCCAGCCTCCGGATCGCCTCTCGCACCGGGGTGCGCGACAGGCCCAGATCATCGGCCAATTCCACCTCGCGCAGGCGGTCGCCCGGCCGGATCTCTCCGTTCAGGATGCGGGCGCGGATCTGTTCATAGGCGGAGGCCGGGGCCGGGGATTTTGTCATGGGCTCAGAATTGATACCTCCGCAGGCCCCCGTCCACCGCAATCATCGTGCCCGTGATATAGGCGGCCAACGGCGAGGACAGGAACACGGCCAGGTTGGCCAGCTCCTCCGGCTCCCCGTAGCGGCCGACGGGAATTTCGGTGCGCGACTGCTCAGCGCGGTATTCGGGCGAATAATTGCGGCGGATCTGGTCCGACATGATCCGACCGGGCGCGATGCAATTGACGGTCACTCCGTCATTCCCGACCTCGCGGCTCAGCCCTTTGGCCCAGGAATGGATACCCGCCTTGGCGCAGAACGCGCCGTTCACGCCCTCGGGCTCGGACTTACCGGTGATGTTGATAATCCGACCCCACCCTGCATTCTGCATTCCCTCCAGAAAAGCATGGGCGATCTGGCGGGGCCGCGTGAAATTCAGCGTCAACGCCTCGTCCCATTGCTCCTCCGTCGCGTCCTTGCCGAAAGGGCGAGAGCCGCCGGCATTGTTCACAAGGATGTCGACCTGCCCGAGCGCGTCTATCGCGGCGGCTTGGATCTTGGTGGCGACCGCATCGTCGTAAAGGTCGGCGACCATCGTATGGGCCTCGCCGCCCGCGTCCAAGATCTCGGCCTTGCCGCTTGCGAGTGTTTCCTCGTTGCGCCCCGTCAGCAGCACACGGCACCCTTCCTCGGCCAGGATACGCCCGATGGCGCGCCCGATCCCCGCATTGCCGCCGGTCACAACCGCCGCTTTGCCCCGCAGTTCCAGATCCATGGCCACCTCCCTGTTGCATTGGATTGCATACATCTGTATCCAATATCGAAAGTCGTGACAAGGAGACACCTCTTGAACCTGTCCGAGGCAACTGTCCGCAGCCTGCAAGCCGTTGGAACAAAGACGATCTTTGGCTATCCTGGCGATCCCTCCGTGGGCTTCCTGGAAGCCTGTCGCACTGAAGGGACGGAGTTCATACTGGCCCGGCGCGAAGGCACGGCGGGTCTGATGGCGGAGGCTTGGGGGATGCTTACGGGGCGGCCCGGCTGCGTGTTGTCAAC belongs to Hasllibacter sp. MH4015 and includes:
- a CDS encoding GntR family transcriptional regulator; the protein is MTKSPAPASAYEQIRARILNGEIRPGDRLREVELADDLGLSRTPVREAIRRLEQDGIVEHAAHKGAVVRSLDQSSITELYTIREVLEGTAARLAAQHANSAEIDALEEVLATQPPESADLDAAEASRRNAIFHGAIGQAAHNRFLLSAMDGISSALTLLGPTTLSMQGRIDAARDEHRAILAAIAARDANRAEEAARAHIRAAHRARLRLIYEVA
- a CDS encoding sulfite exporter TauE/SafE family protein; the encoded protein is MDLTAILAMDPLILSAVLLAAFVTSIIHGGTGIGGGFLMAIVLAPLIGVVATVPVLAVALTISGVARVFFNRDALHWGAYRLVMITTIPGVILAALIYSNLNATAIAIILGTTILASVPVRHWAARRQIEAGPRALMGAGAVYGVASGASIGAGMLLIPFLTGHGLNRREFVGTLAAIALTMNITRTSVYGGTDMLGDGWFALGVLCGLATIPGNWVGQKVLRGMGEGWHKVAIDVLTVFGGLNFFRIAIMG
- a CDS encoding alpha/beta fold hydrolase; its protein translation is MSDLHVETRDGAPHLTFAHALGTGAWVWQPLLGHLPPDWGITTYDLRGHGQSGGAGDRMADHAADLTMLAPNGAWLVGLSIGGQIAMQAALDAPGRYAGLILCDTAPVIGSAEYYAARAARIRSEGMAPFAADQVKRWFAPAFAAAHPEVVAHAQARLAAQPVDGYLAACAAIGETDLSDDLSALDLPVLCLGGSEDVSTTPDTMCALARSLPRAEVRIIDGAGHLPLLEAPQAMADAIVEFITKDHATS
- a CDS encoding tripartite tricarboxylate transporter substrate binding protein codes for the protein MKTFLLSTAIALTATAAFADYPERPVRLIVGFSAGGGTDTSARGFGSFAAEAPSMNGMPMVIVNQPGGSGLQAAQTVAEADADGYTLYIINNGTLSGSSLSTPEAEFDPRESLVNLGCVTQLVTGLQIPAEHPAQTAAEWVEMVRDSGETVRWSTSGAATMHAVVGHLFMNANGIDHQVVPFRGGSNARNALVADDVTASFNGNQLVSGFEDDIRVLGVPSLERDPANPDVPTFAEQGLDALNVTGPMCLYGPVGLPDEVMEDVSAAVAAVVELEGFGRFMGRSGLAAMHLTPEDGAENLNRLMETFEPVIAEIAAAQE
- a CDS encoding LysR family transcriptional regulator → MRTDTLKAFQTVVELGSLSSAARALNLSEPALSRRIQALEAELDLVLFDRSRRQLRPTEAGQAFLQEVQPILSGLNRISDFANDIRTGARRRLRLVSMPRLGAAITAPVVARFKASHPDVALSVDIQPRRFLETWITGQRFDIGLSSLPARHRDIDTRLLFELPAVAVLPVGHRLADAPSLSVEDLLAEDNFLTLGSGTLLRQQTETIFGHANAMLRPRLEVSQAHLACHLVALGAGVTICDPLVPTGFPEQLATVPIVPHYPMAFGMHFLRGHTLSDEALTLEGIVRARADEFIEELGITP
- a CDS encoding SDR family NAD(P)-dependent oxidoreductase encodes the protein MDLELRGKAAVVTGGNAGIGRAIGRILAEEGCRVLLTGRNEETLASGKAEILDAGGEAHTMVADLYDDAVATKIQAAAIDALGQVDILVNNAGGSRPFGKDATEEQWDEALTLNFTRPRQIAHAFLEGMQNAGWGRIINITGKSEPEGVNGAFCAKAGIHSWAKGLSREVGNDGVTVNCIAPGRIMSDQIRRNYSPEYRAEQSRTEIPVGRYGEPEELANLAVFLSSPLAAYITGTMIAVDGGLRRYQF
- a CDS encoding tripartite tricarboxylate transporter TctB family protein, coding for MTYRSRIDLGVAATVIAIGAVFAVEAWRIDPASYEAVGPRSVPVFLAVLMIALGAIIAIGAVAGGAPEEEAESFGFRNSDVRRVLSVIAVGAICTAIFWAAGYMVAMIVGTGLMLWVFGVRRPIILLLLPILAGIVYQFVFMGLMGLLDPRGELVDLRWLSRLITPGS
- a CDS encoding tripartite tricarboxylate transporter permease codes for the protein MIDAFNDLIGGFGMLFSDPQAIFFTLLAAFVGIIFGALPGLTASAAIAMLLPLSFYLGPLPALAFLYVIGKSGRYGGSIAAILFNTPGTAASAATMMDGHPMAKRGQPNRALRTATVASVFGDYTGEIILIFGAVWIAQYTRTFGPTEYFAIYLMAFVVIGSVVGKSITKGILSTILGALVALIGTDVITNTPRLTFGTQDLRDGMSLVPLLIGVFVISEIIIQAEKRGKETVIDAGLADDHRGDRLTLAEVRRLVPLMFRSSIMGSFIGMMPGLGSSVACFVAYGEEKRRAANSEQWGTGVIEGIAAPESANNAVSGPSMIPLLTLGVPGSTVAAVLIGVFLIHGIQVGPLLFSESNMIITDSGDFFSSRELVFALFAAGLVGIAAYGVMGFWGGPLIGKTIARIPPSYLYPFIFLTAVAASFSARASILDVAIALLFGVIGYAMRRTDFAPAAFVIAFVLARPMEESFRQALLLSDDGALIFLKEPVAGGFLAVGVLVLLARMIGQRRQRRANAQ
- a CDS encoding CaiB/BaiF CoA-transferase family protein; protein product: MSEDRDPPLPLSGIRVVDFTHVLAGPACGYMLGLLGAEVIKVESPRGDAMRWRGGTDKAAAAEGRSTAWSTQAAGKRSVVLDLETPFGRDAMDRLLATADVLVENHLPQTLRTLGLTNLTDRFPRLIHCAMTGYGRGGEMENAPAYDVNIQAACGLMTMTGTAESGPLRTGAPVMDYGTALAAGFGVVSALLQRERTGRGAFLDVSMFDTAMVLMASAVTDMSATGHVPQPRGNAANSRSPSSGTFPCRSGLLSLGVNEEAQFEALARTVDRAVWLSDPRFTDRAARANHAEALEAELLDALSVEDASTWEHRLRKAGVAAAELRGLDDAVASPHAAARGLFHPLPSGASVPTLPFQIAGHGFAPAHPPRDLGADTDSLLHELGLSARAQGPDGSPD